From one Macrobrachium nipponense isolate FS-2020 chromosome 37, ASM1510439v2, whole genome shotgun sequence genomic stretch:
- the LOC135208922 gene encoding uncharacterized protein LOC135208922, whose protein sequence is MKTPVALLLSALVGAAVADSRNSYSAPGGSSAGGFAGAGAGGGFSSGGSSFGTFSGGSFGGSSGGSSGGFSGGNTGGYSSGGSSGRPGSGGSSQPWPFPGVLQQAVGGKINSNLISEGTGSYSNAGTSRPFGGGSLGGSGAGFSSGGSFGGVGQHGSAGGGFGGHAGGSTGSSFGGSSGSGFGSGGFSGGSFGGGASSGSFAGSSGGYRPRY, encoded by the exons ATG AAAACTCCAGTTGCTCTTCTTTTGTCTGCTCTGGTCGGGGCAGCTGTAGCTGACAGCCGCAACAGCTACTCAGCCCCTGGAGGATCATCTGCTGGAGGCTTTGCAGGTGCCGGAGCAGGTGGTGGTTTCTCCAGTGGAGGCTCTTCCTTCGGTACCTTCTCTGGTGGGTCTTTCGGTGGGTCTTCAGGTGGGTCTTCAGGTGGCTTCTCAGGTGGTAATACTGGTGGATATTCCTCTGGCGGATCAAGTGGCAGACCAGGATCTGGAGGCTCGTCCCAGCCATGGCCATTTCCAGGCGTCCTGCAACAGGCTGTTGGAGGAAAGATAAACTCTAACCTCATTTCTGAAGGCACAGGAAGCTACTCAAATGCTGGAACTTCTCGACCATTTGGAGGAGGATCTCTAGGAGGATCGGGAGCTGGATTTAGCTCCGGTGGTTCATTTGGAGGAGTTGGACAACATGGATCAGCTGGAGGTGGTTTTGGAGGTCACGCTGGAGGATCCACTGGAAGTAGCTTTGGAGGTTCCAGTGGCAGTGGATTTGGCTCAGGAGGCTTTTCTGGTGGCTCTTTTGGAGGTGGAGCATCTAGTGGTTCGTTTGCAGGATCCAGCGGTGGTTATCGTCCCCGCTACTAA